A single window of Cytobacillus luteolus DNA harbors:
- a CDS encoding HesB/YadR/YfhF family protein, translating to MELMVSDKAAKWYKDELNLQSGDGVRFFVRYGGFNSLQSGFSLGVSIEKPVESAIKVEEEGITFFVEEADIWYFDNHNLKVAFDEKKEEPEFEYIS from the coding sequence ATGGAATTAATGGTGTCTGACAAGGCTGCGAAATGGTATAAGGATGAACTAAATTTACAATCTGGTGACGGTGTTCGTTTTTTTGTACGTTATGGTGGGTTTAATTCCTTACAAAGTGGCTTTTCACTTGGTGTTAGTATTGAGAAACCTGTAGAATCAGCAATAAAGGTTGAAGAAGAAGGTATAACATTTTTTGTTGAAGAAGCTGATATTTGGTATTTTGACAATCATAATCTCAAAGTAGCTTTTGATGAGAAAAAAGAAGAACCGGAATTTGAATATATATCTTAA